A window of the Gossypium hirsutum isolate 1008001.06 chromosome A05, Gossypium_hirsutum_v2.1, whole genome shotgun sequence genome harbors these coding sequences:
- the LOC121229165 gene encoding 30S ribosomal protein S7, chloroplastic: MSRRGTAEEKTAKSDPIYRNRLVNMLVNRILKHGKKSLAYQIIYRALKKIQQKTETNPLSVLRQAIRGVTPDIAVKARRVGGSTHQVPIEIGSTQGKALAIRWLLGASRKRPGRNMAFKLSSELVDAAKGSGDAIRKKEETHRMAEANRAFAHFR; encoded by the coding sequence ATGTCACGTCGAGGTACTGCAGAAGAAAAAACTGCAAAATCCGATCCAATTTATCGTAATCGATTAGTTAACATGTTGGTTAACCGTATTCTGAAACACGGAAAAAAATCATTGGCTTATCAAATTATCTATCGAGCCTTGAAAAAGATTCAACAAAAGACAGAAACAAATCCACTATCTGTTTTACGTCAAGCAATACGTGGAGTAACTCCCGATATAGCAGTAAAAGCAAGACGTGTAGGCGGATCGACTCATCAAGTTCCCATTGAAATAGGATCCACACAAGGAAAAGCACTTGCCATTCGTTGGTTATTAGGGGCATCCCGAAAACGTCCGGGTCGAAATATGGCTTTCAAATTAAGTTCCGAATTAGTGGATGCTGCCAAAGGGAGTGGCGATGCCATACGCAAAAAGGAAGAGACTCATAGAATGGCAGAGGCAAATAGAGCTTTTGCACATTTTCGTTAA
- the LOC121229164 gene encoding LOW QUALITY PROTEIN: NAD(P)H-quinone oxidoreductase subunit 2 A, chloroplastic-like (The sequence of the model RefSeq protein was modified relative to this genomic sequence to represent the inferred CDS: inserted 1 base in 1 codon) gives MYRMKTSFSILREXFMKAFHLLLFDGSFIFPECILIFGLILLLMIDSTSDQKDIPWLYFISSTSLVMSITALLFRWREEPMISFSGNFQTNNFNEIFQFLILLCSTLCIPLSVEYIECTEMAIAEFLLFVLTATLGGMFLCGANDLITIFVAPECFSLCSYLLSGYTKKDVRSNEATTKYLLMGGASSSILVHGFSWLYGSSGGEIELQEIVNGLINTQMYNSPGISIALIFITVGIGFKLSPAPSHQWTPDVYEGSPTPVVAFLSVTSKVAASASATRIFDIPFYFSSNEWHLLLEILAILSMILGNLIAITQTSMKRMLAYSSIGQIGYVIIGIIVGDSNGGYASMITYMLFYISMNLGTFACIVLFGLRTGTDNIRDYAGLYTKDPFLALSLALCLLSLGGLPPLAGFFGKLHLFWCGWQAGLYFLVSIGLLTSVVSIYYYLKIIKLLMTGRNQEITPHVRNYRRSPLRSNNSIELSMIVCVIASTIPGISMNPIIAIAQDTLF, from the exons ATGTACAGAATGAAAACTTCATTCTCGATTCTACGAG TTTTTATGAAAGCCTTTCATTTGCTTCTCTTCGATGGAAGTTTTATTTTCCCAGAATGTATCCTAATTTTTGGCCTAATTCTTCTTCTGATGATCGATTCAACCTCTGATCAAAAAGATATACCTTGGTTATATTTCATCTCTTCAACAAGTTTAGTAATGAGCATAACGGCCCTATTGTTCCGATGGAGAGAAGAACCTATGATTAGCTTTTCAGGAAATTTCCAAACGAACAATTTCAACGAAatctttcaatttcttattttactatgttCAACTCTATGTATTCCTCTATCCGTAGAGTACATTGAATGTACAGAAATGGCTATAGCAGAGTTTCTGTTATTCGTATTAACAGCTACTCTAGGAGGAATGTTTTTATGCGGTGCTAACGATTTAATAACTATCTTTGTAGCTCCAGAATGTTTCAGTTTATGCTCCTACCTATTATCTGGATATACCAAGAAAGATGTACGGTCTAATGAGGCTACTACGAAATATTTACTCATGGGTGGGGCAAGCTCTTCTATTCTGGTTCATGGTTTCTCTTGGCTATATGGTTCATCCGGGGGAGAGATCGAGCTTCAAGAAATAGTGAATGGTCTTATCAATACACAAATGTATAACTCCCCAGGAATTTCAATTGCGCTTATATTCATCACTGTAGGAATTGGGTTCAAGCTTTCCCCAGCCCCTTCTCATCAATGGACTCCTGACGTATACGAAGGA TCTCCCACTCCAGTCGTTGCTTTTCTTTCTGTTACTTCGAAAGTAGCTGCTTCGGCTTCAGCCACTCGAATTTTCGAtattcctttttatttctcaTCAAACGAATGGCATCTTCTTCTGGAAATCCTAGCTATTCTTAGCATGATATTGGGGAATCTCATTGCTATTACTCAAACAAGCATGAAACGTATGCTTGCATATTCGTCCATAGGTCAAATCGGATATGTAATTATTGGAATAATTGTTGGAGACTCAAATGGTGGATATGCGAGCATGATAACTTATATGCTGTTCTATATCTCCATGAATCTAGGAACTTTTGCTTGCATTGTATTATTTGGTCTACGTACCGGAACTGATAACATTCGAGATTATGCAGGATTATACACAAAAGATCCTTTTTTGGCTCTCTCTTTAGCTCTATGTCTCTTATCTCTAGGAGGTCTTCCTCCACTAGCAGGTTTTTTCGGAAAACTCCATTTATTCTGGTGTGGATGGCAGGCAGGCCTATATTTCTTGGTTTCAATAGGACTCCTTACGAGCGTTGTTTCTATCTACTATTATCTAAAAATAATCAAGTTATTAATGACTGGACGAAACCAAGAAATAACCCCTCACGTGCGAAATTATAGAAGATCCCCTTTAAGATCAAACAATTCCATCGAATTGAGTATGATTGTATGTGTGATAGCATCTACTATACCAGGAATATCAATGAACCCGATTATTGCAATTGCTCAGGATACCCTTTTTTAG